A single genomic interval of Aedes aegypti strain LVP_AGWG chromosome 1, AaegL5.0 Primary Assembly, whole genome shotgun sequence harbors:
- the LOC5569197 gene encoding origin recognition complex subunit 2 — protein MLVKENTIEESSEAEEMMEEEYVAAHEHAAPPRRSLRHRSPNKRYTEGFVNTPSKAGRRRAEPESEEAESEQDQSEGEWQMDELVGKVKATTLFEDRLDVEGQKIFGFRTPRKRGSMNVLAASSVHRTPTVGTPTTGRKSISKLAVATPKTPKTPTAAGRRKSKVDLAKTPHRERTKLKKNIKKIVQDESGSDFTASDSEYVPSSEEDEDDEHEDDEKEEEDEDDEDVEEAEEAKPKRPVIRNQLGSIDIAPEKVGPSTPVLSGQRVSSRIQSRRKANLDYVLQSDDYFTSHGSSKVVTSDSTLDRLKTPRLPHDQLFRLLKELQGSKEHQKAIKKLHEEYDSYFTKWLLLMNEGYNILLYGLGSKRNLLQSFHSKMLADKPVIVVNGFFPTLTIKDILEAITSDILDLNVHSANFHELVDIIEEEFSYLPDTHLFLIVHNLDGTMLRNNKAQNILARLAKIDNIHLLASIDHINTPLIWDSSKLSYYNFSWWDVTTMLPYSDETAFENSLLVQNSGALALSSMKNVFQSLTSNSRGIFLAIVRYQLANKGNPHYPGMLFKDLYSSCREAFLVSSDLALRAQLTEFIDHKLVRMKRTVDGAENLLIPIEHGLLQQFVEENEES, from the exons ATGCTGGTCAAGGAAAATACCATCGAAGAATCCTCGGAAGCGGAGGAAATGATGGAGGAGGAGTATGTGGCGGCACACGAACACGCAGCTCCCCCGAGACGCTCGCTTCGGCATCGATCCCCCAATAAGCGGTACACCGAGGGGTTTGTTAATACCCCCTCGAAAGCCGGTCGACGAAGAGCGGAACCGGAATCGGAGGAAGCCGAGAGTGAGCAGGACCAGTCGGAAGGCGAGTGGCAAATGGACGAACTGGTGGGGAAGGTCAAAGCGACCACCCTTTTCGAGGACCGACTGGACGTGGAAGGGCAAAAGATTTTCGGCTTCCGAACGCCAAGGAAGCGAGGCTCGATGAATGTGCTGGCCGCATCGAGTGTCCACCGGACGCCCACGGTTGGGACACCCACCACCGGGAGGAAAAGCATCAGCAAGCTGGCGGTGGCTACGCCGAAAACTCCCAAAACTCCAACGGCGGCCGGACGGAGGAAAAGCAAGGTTGATTTGGCCAAAACGCCGCACCGGGAGCGGACCAAGCTGAAGAAAA aTATCAAAAAAATCGTGCAGGACGAATCAGGTTCGGATTTTACGGCCAGCGACAGCGAATATGTTCCGTCGTCCGAGGAAGATGAAGACGATGAGCATGAAGATGATgaaaaggaagaagaagatgaagatgaTGAGGACGTGGAAGAAGCGGAAGAGGCCAAACCAAAGCGACCAGTCATCCGGAACCAGTTGGGATCGATCGATATCGCTCCGGAGAAAGTTGGACCTTCTACTCCAGTACTGTCTGGTCAGCGTGTCAGCAGTCGTATCCAAAGTCGCCGGAAGGCCAATCTGGACTACGTTCTGCAGAGCGATGACTACTTTACATCACATGGTTCGTCCAAAGTTGTCACATCGGATTCGACTTTGGACCGACTGAAGACTCCTCGATTGCCTCACGATCAGCTGTTCCGGTTACTTAAGGAACTTCAGGGTTCTAAGGAACATCAAAAAGCCATTAAAAAGTTGCACGAGGAGTACGACAGCTACTTCACCAAGTGGCTCTTGCTGATGAACGAAGGCTACAACATCCTCCTGTACGGATTGGGATCCAAGCGAAATCTCCTGCAATCCTTCCACAGCAAAATGCTTGCCGACAAACCCGTCATTGTGGTAAATGGCTTCTTCCCCACCCTCACCATCAAAGACATCCTGGAGGCCATAACCAGTGACATACTAGATCTCAACGTGCACAGTGCCAACTTTCACGAGCTGGTGGACATCATCGAGGAGGAGTTCAGCTACCTGCCGGACACGCACCTGTTCCTGATAGTTCACAATCTGGACGGAACCATGCTGCGGAACAACAAGGCCCAGAACATTCTGGCACGGTTGGCCAAGATCGACAACATCCATCTGCTAGCTTCGATCGATCACATCAATACTCCGCTCA TCTGGGACTCATCGAAGCTGAGCTACTACAACTTCTCCTGGTGGGACGTCACGACGATGCTCCCCTACTCGGACGAAACCGCCTTCGAGAACTCGCTGCTGGTGCAGAACTCCGGTGCCCTGGCCCTATCCTCCATGAAGAACGTGTTCCAATCGTTGACGTCCAACTCGCGCGGAATATTCTTGGCCATCGTGCGCTACCAGCTGGCCAACAAGGGCAACCCGCACTATCCGGGCATGCTGTTCAAGGATCTGTACTCGAGCTGCCGGGAGGCATTCCTGGTAAGTTCGGATTTGGCGCTGCGAGCGCAGCTGACAGAGTTCATCGACCATAAGCTGGTTCGGATGAAGCGAACCGTTGACGGGGCGGAGAATCTGCTCATTCCGATCGAGCACGGACTGCTGCAGCAGTTTGTGGAGGAGAACGAAGAGTCGTAG